CACGTGCCGACGCCGGCCAATGCCGCCACTGTCAGCACCCCGGCCACCGGTAGCACGTAGCGTCGCGGCCCCGGCTCCAGATCGGTCAGCCCCTTCACCGATCGCGAAGTGCGAACGATGTCTGCGAGTTCGGCTTCGGTCCCGCGGACTACGTTCCAGTCACCGGACGCTTTGTGCAACGCATGGAGTTGCTCCAATTCTTCGAGCGTGCCAGTCCGGTCCCCGTCCGGTAAAACCTCCTGGCCGTCGCGCACCGCGATGTACCAATACAGGTCAGCGCTGATCCGATAGAAGCCGCACCAAGGCTGAGGATGTGAGTCAGCGACAAGGGCTGCAAGCGGCTTGGTTCGCCAGTTGGAGGCAGCGCCCTCGAGGCCCGCACAAAAGCCGGCCTGTACGTGCCCTGTGCGCGTCTGATGGACGACACTCCACCGTGCTTGCAGATCACGAGCCTTCTTGCGCAGTGCCGCGCGGCTTGGCCTGGCATCCTCATGCCGCCAAGTCAGGCCGACGGCATAGGTGCCCTTGATCCCTGGAAGGTTGAGGACTTGAGCCATGTCACACCGCGAGCTTCAGAACTTGCTTGCCGCGACCCACTCTGACTTGTTTCGCATCGACGCCGATGACTTGCCAGCCATCGCCGAGCTGAGTGCCAGCCACTGCATCCGAAATCGTGATGCCGTTGATTTCGATGAGAGCCGAGTAGACGCCGTCAGCTCCCCCGATGTGAACCAGACGCGGTTTCCCATGTTTGGCCGCAGGTAGCGGAATCGGTGGCTTCGTAACGTTGCCGGGAACGACCAGCGACGGAACAACTCCCGGTTCCCCTGCCTGCCCAGGCGTCACGCTCGTTGCAGCCTGCATCGCGCGCGACTCCGAGCTTTTGATGTCCGCCTGGTACTTCGCAATTTCAGC
The sequence above is a segment of the Ralstonia pickettii genome. Coding sequences within it:
- the pilP gene encoding type IV pilus biogenesis protein PilP; the encoded protein is MEKAMQAAQSIRDAQPSATTTPPTTTPAARTAQVAETSVRPTQAAPSPQASIPVAAAPSPKTEAAQAGAEADELSILQRQAAVLKVKAEIAKYQADIKSSESRAMQAATSVTPGQAGEPGVVPSLVVPGNVTKPPIPLPAAKHGKPRLVHIGGADGVYSALIEINGITISDAVAGTQLGDGWQVIGVDAKQVRVGRGKQVLKLAV